In Nicotiana tabacum cultivar K326 chromosome 17, ASM71507v2, whole genome shotgun sequence, one DNA window encodes the following:
- the LOC142171557 gene encoding uncharacterized protein LOC142171557 isoform X1, with amino-acid sequence MDKGWMHERKFSKKYIEGVQSFMQLVRSNFDRNSKVRYPCQDCLNIDFQTQEVVYDHLLIKGITESYVQWIYHGEQSQRRDKDEAIYNDDEDEDEDEDEDEDEEHDNNDGINVMLEDVSGRSFANFSGETITGNNICGNMHEKEAKKFDKLLEEAEHELYPGCQKFSKLSFLVKLLHLKVYNHWSNKSFNMLLELLREVLPNGEALPKSYYDARNMLQGLGLGYISINACKYDCVLYWGELKDRQECPHCGTSRWKINNRKDKKIPHKVLRYFPLKPRLQRLFMSIKTSEDMRWHKEKRLDEPNVLRHPANCEEWKEFDKNHEWFAQEPRNIRLGLATDGFNPFGNMSTTYSMWPVILVPYNLPPWKCFKDPFMLMSLLIPGPQAPGKDIDVYLRPLVDELNELWSEGVDTFDASIGESFKMHAAVIWTINDFPAYGNLSGWSTKGYMACPTCNKDAPSHKLRSKICYMDHRRYLEPKHTWRRSKKFDGKIEKRLKPKQLSGDDVLQQLNYLSTYRPGKHPNNKKRKRLLEELNWVRKSILFELPYWKSLKLRHNLDIMHIEKNICENILGTILNIEGKTKDTYKARQDLKDMNIRKELWLQDNGSSYTMPAACYNMSKSEKKEFCKFLKSVKFPDGYASNISCRVSADDDKITGLKSHDYHVLLQRLLPIAIRGFVNKDVSSALIELGDFFQRICCKTLRKDDLEQLEKNIILILCKLEMIFPPAFFDVMVHLAVHLPREAMYGGPVQYRWMYKIERFLCKLKRYVRNKARPEGSIAEGYLIDECLTFCSMYLTGIETRFNREDRNDHDGSSNKDELVLDIFSKCARPFGDGHYDTIPKKDFDMARWYVLNNCEEVEPFLREHKEELMKQVVANIEEKHREQFPLWFKRKIMQLYNKEKSVSINKLYPLAIGPDVRGRTYTGCTVNGVRYHIQRRDELRKSQNCGLVVEGYHENEVIDFYGIITDMIELEYLNGNPVLLFK; translated from the exons ATGGATAAAGGTTGGATGCATGAACGAAagttttctaaaaaatatattGAGGGTGTTCAATCTTTTATGCAACTCGTTCGGTCAAACTTTGATCGAAATTCTAAAGTTCGATATCCATGTCAAGACTGTTTAAATATAGATTTTCAAACACAAGAAGTAGTGTATGACCACTTGTTGATAAAAGGAATTACGGAAAGTTACGTGCAATGGATATACCATGGGGAACAATCGCAAAGGAGAGATAAAGATGAAGCAATTTACAACGATGACGAGGACGAGGACGAGGACGAGGacgaagatgaagatgaagaacatGACAACAATGATGGAATTAACGTTATGTTAGAAGATGTCAGTGGAAGATCATTTGCCAATTTTTCGGGGGAGACAATAACTGGTAATAATATATGTGGTAATATGCATGAGAAGGAAGCCAAAAAGTTTGACAAATTGTTGGAAGAAGCTGAACATGAATTATACCCGGGATGTCAGAAATTCTCAAAGTTGTCATTCCTTGTGAAGTTGCTACACTTGAAAGTGTACAATCATTGGAGTAATAAGTCATTTAATATGTTGCTAGAGTTACTAAGAGAGGTATTGCCAAATGGTGAGGCACTTCCTAAGTCATATTATGATGCTAGAAACATGCTGCAAGGTTTGGGATTAGGATACATTTCCATCAATGCTTGCAAATATGATTGTGTGCTTTATTGGGGTGAGCTTAAAGATAGACAAGAGTGTCCACATTGTGGTACTTCGAGGTGGAAAATTAATAACAGAAAGGATAAAAAGATTCCTCATAAAGTCTTGCGATATTTTCCATTAAAACCGAGACTTCAAAGGTTATTTATGTCAATAAAAACAAGTGAGGACATGAGGTGGCATAAAGAAAAACGTCTTGATGAGCCAAATGTATTAAGGCATCCTGCTAATTGTGAAGAGTGGAAAGAATTTGACAAGAATCATGAGTGGTTTGCACAAGAACCTCGGAATATTAGACTTGGCCTTGCAACCGATGGTTTTAATCCATTTGGTAACATGAGCACAACTTATAGTATGTGGCCTGTCATTCTAGTTCCTTATAATCTTCCTCCTTGGAAATGTTTTAAGGATCCATTTATGTTAATGTCATTGCTTATTCCTGGTCCTCAAGCACCAGGAAAGGATATTGATGTTTATTTGCGTCCTTTGGTTGATGAATTGAATGAGTTATGGAGTGAAGGTGTAGATACATTTGATGCATCAATAGGGGAGTCCTTCAAGATGCACGCTGCTGTTATATGGACCATAAACGATTTTCCAGCTTATG GTAATTTATCTGGATGGAGTACTAAGGGATACATGGCATGTCCTACTTGCAATAAAGATGCACCTTCACACAAGTTAAGAAGTAAAATCTGTTATATGGATCATCGCCGGTATCTTGAACCTAAGCACACATGGAGAAGAAGCAAAAAATTTGATGGTAAGATAGAAAaaagattaaaaccaaaacaGCTATCAGGAGATGATGTCTTACAACAATTGAATTATCTTAGTACTTATAGACCAGGAAAACACCCaaataataagaaaagaaaacGTCTTCTTGAAGAGTTGAATTGGGTGAGGAAAAGTATTTTATTTGAGTTGCCATATTGGAAGAGCTTGAAGTTGCGACACAATTTAGACATCATGCACATAGAAAAGAACATTTGCGAGAATATTTTGGGGACAATACTGAATATTGAAGGAAAAACTAAGGACACATATAAAGCAAGACAAGATCTTAAGGATATGAACATAAGAAAAGAACTATGGTTACAGGATAATGGTTCTAGTTATACAATGCCGGCTGCTTGTTATAATATgtcaaaaagtgaaaaaaaagagtTCTGTAAATTTTTAAAATCAGTTAAATTTCCTGATGGTTATGCTTCAAATATCTCATGTCGTGTAAGTGCGGATGATGATAAGATAACTGGACTCAAAAGTCATGACTATCATGTTTTGTTGCAACGACTGTTGCCTATTGCTATTCGTGGATTTGTAAATAAAGATGTCTCTTCAGCATTGATTGAGTTAGGCGATTTCTTTCAACGAATATGTTGCAAGACTTTGAGAAAAGATGACTTAGAACAACTAGAAAagaatataattttaatattgtgTAAGCTTGAGATGATCTTTCCACCTGCTTTCTTTGATGTTATGGTACATTTGGCTGTGCATTTACCACGAGAGGCTATGTATGGGGGACCAGTACAATATCGTTGGATGTACAAAATTGAAAGATTTTTGTGCAAGCTTAAGCGTTATGTGCGAAACAAGGCACGACCAGAAGGTTCTATTGCAGAAGGCTATCTTATTGATGAATGTTTGACATTTTGCTCTATGTATCTTACTGGCATCGAAACTAGATTTAATCGTGAAGATCGAAATGATCATGATGGATCTAGTAACAAAGATGAACTTGTTCTGGACATATTCTCAAAGTGTGCTAGACCATTTGGAGATGGACACTATGATACCATACCAAAGAAAGATTTTGATATGGCTCGGTGGTATGTGTTGAATAATTGCGAAGAAGTAGAACCTTTTCTTCG GGAGCATAAAGAAGAGTTGATGAAGCAAGTTGTTGCGAATATAGAAGAGAAACATAGAGAACAATTTCCTTTATGGTTCAAAAGGAAA ATTATGCAATTATATAATAAGGAAAAGTCAGTGTCTATCAATAAGTTATATCCTTTGGCAATAGGACCTGATGTGCGTGGAAGAACATATACTGGGTGTACCGTAAATGGTGTTAGGTACCATATTCAAAGACGCGATGAACTACGTAAAAGTCAAAATTGCGGTCTAGTTGTTGAAGGCTATCATGAAAATGAGGTGATTGATTTTTATGGTATTATAACTGACATGATTGAGTTAGAGTATCTTAATGGCAATCCAGTTCTGCtatttaaataa
- the LOC142171557 gene encoding uncharacterized protein LOC142171557 isoform X2, whose translation MDKGWMHERKFSKKYIEGVQSFMQLVRSNFDRNSKVRYPCQDCLNIDFQTQEVVYDHLLIKGITESYVQWIYHGEQSQRRDKDEAIYNDDEDEDEDEDEDEDEEHDNNDGINVMLEDVSGRSFANFSGETITGNNICGNMHEKEAKKFDKLLEEAEHELYPGCQKFSKLSFLVKLLHLKVYNHWSNKSFNMLLELLREVLPNGEALPKSYYDARNMLQGLGLGYISINACKYDCVLYWGELKDRQECPHCGTSRWKINNRKDKKIPHKVLRYFPLKPRLQRLFMSIKTSEDMRWHKEKRLDEPNVLRHPANCEEWKEFDKNHEWFAQEPRNIRLGLATDGFNPFGNMSTTYSMWPVILVPYNLPPWKCFKDPFMLMSLLIPGPQAPGKDIDVYLRPLVDELNELWSEGVDTFDASIGESFKMHAAVIWTINDFPAYGNLSGWSTKGYMACPTCNKDAPSHKLRSKICYMDHRRYLEPKHTWRRSKKFDGKIEKRLKPKQLSGDDVLQQLNYLSTYRPGKHPNNKKRKRLLEELNWVRKSILFELPYWKSLKLRHNLDIMHIEKNICENILGTILNIEGKTKDTYKARQDLKDMNIRKELWLQDNGSSYTMPAACYNMSKSEKKEFCKFLKSVKFPDGYASNISCRVSADDDKITGLKSHDYHVLLQRLLPIAIRGFVNKDVSSALIELGDFFQRICCKTLRKDDLEQLEKNIILILCKLEMIFPPAFFDVMVHLAVHLPREAMYGGPVQYRWMYKIERFLCKLKRYVRNKARPEGSIAEGYLIDECLTFCSMYLTGIETRFNREDRNDHDGSSNKDELVLDIFSKCARPFGDGHYDTIPKKDFDMARWYVLNNCEEVEPFLREHKEELMKQVVANIEEKHREQFPLWFKRKIMQLYNKEKSVSINKLYPLAIGPDVRGRTYTGCTVNGVRYHIQRRDELRKSQNCGLVVEGYHENELLKQGKYFILMIRSWEKIGELS comes from the exons ATGGATAAAGGTTGGATGCATGAACGAAagttttctaaaaaatatattGAGGGTGTTCAATCTTTTATGCAACTCGTTCGGTCAAACTTTGATCGAAATTCTAAAGTTCGATATCCATGTCAAGACTGTTTAAATATAGATTTTCAAACACAAGAAGTAGTGTATGACCACTTGTTGATAAAAGGAATTACGGAAAGTTACGTGCAATGGATATACCATGGGGAACAATCGCAAAGGAGAGATAAAGATGAAGCAATTTACAACGATGACGAGGACGAGGACGAGGACGAGGacgaagatgaagatgaagaacatGACAACAATGATGGAATTAACGTTATGTTAGAAGATGTCAGTGGAAGATCATTTGCCAATTTTTCGGGGGAGACAATAACTGGTAATAATATATGTGGTAATATGCATGAGAAGGAAGCCAAAAAGTTTGACAAATTGTTGGAAGAAGCTGAACATGAATTATACCCGGGATGTCAGAAATTCTCAAAGTTGTCATTCCTTGTGAAGTTGCTACACTTGAAAGTGTACAATCATTGGAGTAATAAGTCATTTAATATGTTGCTAGAGTTACTAAGAGAGGTATTGCCAAATGGTGAGGCACTTCCTAAGTCATATTATGATGCTAGAAACATGCTGCAAGGTTTGGGATTAGGATACATTTCCATCAATGCTTGCAAATATGATTGTGTGCTTTATTGGGGTGAGCTTAAAGATAGACAAGAGTGTCCACATTGTGGTACTTCGAGGTGGAAAATTAATAACAGAAAGGATAAAAAGATTCCTCATAAAGTCTTGCGATATTTTCCATTAAAACCGAGACTTCAAAGGTTATTTATGTCAATAAAAACAAGTGAGGACATGAGGTGGCATAAAGAAAAACGTCTTGATGAGCCAAATGTATTAAGGCATCCTGCTAATTGTGAAGAGTGGAAAGAATTTGACAAGAATCATGAGTGGTTTGCACAAGAACCTCGGAATATTAGACTTGGCCTTGCAACCGATGGTTTTAATCCATTTGGTAACATGAGCACAACTTATAGTATGTGGCCTGTCATTCTAGTTCCTTATAATCTTCCTCCTTGGAAATGTTTTAAGGATCCATTTATGTTAATGTCATTGCTTATTCCTGGTCCTCAAGCACCAGGAAAGGATATTGATGTTTATTTGCGTCCTTTGGTTGATGAATTGAATGAGTTATGGAGTGAAGGTGTAGATACATTTGATGCATCAATAGGGGAGTCCTTCAAGATGCACGCTGCTGTTATATGGACCATAAACGATTTTCCAGCTTATG GTAATTTATCTGGATGGAGTACTAAGGGATACATGGCATGTCCTACTTGCAATAAAGATGCACCTTCACACAAGTTAAGAAGTAAAATCTGTTATATGGATCATCGCCGGTATCTTGAACCTAAGCACACATGGAGAAGAAGCAAAAAATTTGATGGTAAGATAGAAAaaagattaaaaccaaaacaGCTATCAGGAGATGATGTCTTACAACAATTGAATTATCTTAGTACTTATAGACCAGGAAAACACCCaaataataagaaaagaaaacGTCTTCTTGAAGAGTTGAATTGGGTGAGGAAAAGTATTTTATTTGAGTTGCCATATTGGAAGAGCTTGAAGTTGCGACACAATTTAGACATCATGCACATAGAAAAGAACATTTGCGAGAATATTTTGGGGACAATACTGAATATTGAAGGAAAAACTAAGGACACATATAAAGCAAGACAAGATCTTAAGGATATGAACATAAGAAAAGAACTATGGTTACAGGATAATGGTTCTAGTTATACAATGCCGGCTGCTTGTTATAATATgtcaaaaagtgaaaaaaaagagtTCTGTAAATTTTTAAAATCAGTTAAATTTCCTGATGGTTATGCTTCAAATATCTCATGTCGTGTAAGTGCGGATGATGATAAGATAACTGGACTCAAAAGTCATGACTATCATGTTTTGTTGCAACGACTGTTGCCTATTGCTATTCGTGGATTTGTAAATAAAGATGTCTCTTCAGCATTGATTGAGTTAGGCGATTTCTTTCAACGAATATGTTGCAAGACTTTGAGAAAAGATGACTTAGAACAACTAGAAAagaatataattttaatattgtgTAAGCTTGAGATGATCTTTCCACCTGCTTTCTTTGATGTTATGGTACATTTGGCTGTGCATTTACCACGAGAGGCTATGTATGGGGGACCAGTACAATATCGTTGGATGTACAAAATTGAAAGATTTTTGTGCAAGCTTAAGCGTTATGTGCGAAACAAGGCACGACCAGAAGGTTCTATTGCAGAAGGCTATCTTATTGATGAATGTTTGACATTTTGCTCTATGTATCTTACTGGCATCGAAACTAGATTTAATCGTGAAGATCGAAATGATCATGATGGATCTAGTAACAAAGATGAACTTGTTCTGGACATATTCTCAAAGTGTGCTAGACCATTTGGAGATGGACACTATGATACCATACCAAAGAAAGATTTTGATATGGCTCGGTGGTATGTGTTGAATAATTGCGAAGAAGTAGAACCTTTTCTTCG GGAGCATAAAGAAGAGTTGATGAAGCAAGTTGTTGCGAATATAGAAGAGAAACATAGAGAACAATTTCCTTTATGGTTCAAAAGGAAA ATTATGCAATTATATAATAAGGAAAAGTCAGTGTCTATCAATAAGTTATATCCTTTGGCAATAGGACCTGATGTGCGTGGAAGAACATATACTGGGTGTACCGTAAATGGTGTTAGGTACCATATTCAAAGACGCGATGAACTACGTAAAAGTCAAAATTGCGGTCTAGTTGTTGAAGGCTATCATGAAAATGAG CTACTCAAGCAAGGCAAGTATTTTATATTGATGATCCGAAGTTGGGAGAAAATTGGCGAATTGTCCTAA
- the LOC142171557 gene encoding uncharacterized protein LOC142171557 isoform X4, with the protein MDKGWMHERKFSKKYIEGVQSFMQLVRSNFDRNSKVRYPCQDCLNIDFQTQEVVYDHLLIKGITESYVQWIYHGEQSQRRDKDEAIYNDDEDEDEDEDEDEDEEHDNNDGINVMLEDVSGRSFANFSGETITGNNICGNMHEKEAKKFDKLLEEAEHELYPGCQKFSKLSFLVKLLHLKVYNHWSNKSFNMLLELLREVLPNGEALPKSYYDARNMLQGLGLGYISINACKYDCVLYWGELKDRQECPHCGTSRWKINNRKDKKIPHKVLRYFPLKPRLQRLFMSIKTSEDMRWHKEKRLDEPNVLRHPANCEEWKEFDKNHEWFAQEPRNIRLGLATDGFNPFGNMSTTYSMWPVILVPYNLPPWKCFKDPFMLMSLLIPGPQAPGKDIDVYLRPLVDELNELWSEGVDTFDASIGESFKMHAAVIWTINDFPAYGNLSGWSTKGYMACPTCNKDAPSHKLRSKICYMDHRRYLEPKHTWRRSKKFDGKIEKRLKPKQLSGDDVLQQLNYLSTYRPGKHPNNKKRKRLLEELNWVRKSILFELPYWKSLKLRHNLDIMHIEKNICENILGTILNIEGKTKDTYKARQDLKDMNIRKELWLQDNGSSYTMPAACYNMSKSEKKEFCKFLKSVKFPDGYASNISCRVSADDDKITGLKSHDYHVLLQRLLPIAIRGFVNKDVSSALIELGDFFQRICCKTLRKDDLEQLEKNIILILCKLEMIFPPAFFDVMVHLAVHLPREAMYGGPVQYRWMYKIERFLCKLKRYVRNKARPEGSIAEGYLIDECLTFCSMYLTGIETRFNREDRNDHDGSSNKDELVLDIFSKCARPFGDGHYDTIPKKDFDMARWYVLNNCEEVEPFLREHKEELMKQVVANIEEKHREQFPLWFKRKVPYSKTR; encoded by the exons ATGGATAAAGGTTGGATGCATGAACGAAagttttctaaaaaatatattGAGGGTGTTCAATCTTTTATGCAACTCGTTCGGTCAAACTTTGATCGAAATTCTAAAGTTCGATATCCATGTCAAGACTGTTTAAATATAGATTTTCAAACACAAGAAGTAGTGTATGACCACTTGTTGATAAAAGGAATTACGGAAAGTTACGTGCAATGGATATACCATGGGGAACAATCGCAAAGGAGAGATAAAGATGAAGCAATTTACAACGATGACGAGGACGAGGACGAGGACGAGGacgaagatgaagatgaagaacatGACAACAATGATGGAATTAACGTTATGTTAGAAGATGTCAGTGGAAGATCATTTGCCAATTTTTCGGGGGAGACAATAACTGGTAATAATATATGTGGTAATATGCATGAGAAGGAAGCCAAAAAGTTTGACAAATTGTTGGAAGAAGCTGAACATGAATTATACCCGGGATGTCAGAAATTCTCAAAGTTGTCATTCCTTGTGAAGTTGCTACACTTGAAAGTGTACAATCATTGGAGTAATAAGTCATTTAATATGTTGCTAGAGTTACTAAGAGAGGTATTGCCAAATGGTGAGGCACTTCCTAAGTCATATTATGATGCTAGAAACATGCTGCAAGGTTTGGGATTAGGATACATTTCCATCAATGCTTGCAAATATGATTGTGTGCTTTATTGGGGTGAGCTTAAAGATAGACAAGAGTGTCCACATTGTGGTACTTCGAGGTGGAAAATTAATAACAGAAAGGATAAAAAGATTCCTCATAAAGTCTTGCGATATTTTCCATTAAAACCGAGACTTCAAAGGTTATTTATGTCAATAAAAACAAGTGAGGACATGAGGTGGCATAAAGAAAAACGTCTTGATGAGCCAAATGTATTAAGGCATCCTGCTAATTGTGAAGAGTGGAAAGAATTTGACAAGAATCATGAGTGGTTTGCACAAGAACCTCGGAATATTAGACTTGGCCTTGCAACCGATGGTTTTAATCCATTTGGTAACATGAGCACAACTTATAGTATGTGGCCTGTCATTCTAGTTCCTTATAATCTTCCTCCTTGGAAATGTTTTAAGGATCCATTTATGTTAATGTCATTGCTTATTCCTGGTCCTCAAGCACCAGGAAAGGATATTGATGTTTATTTGCGTCCTTTGGTTGATGAATTGAATGAGTTATGGAGTGAAGGTGTAGATACATTTGATGCATCAATAGGGGAGTCCTTCAAGATGCACGCTGCTGTTATATGGACCATAAACGATTTTCCAGCTTATG GTAATTTATCTGGATGGAGTACTAAGGGATACATGGCATGTCCTACTTGCAATAAAGATGCACCTTCACACAAGTTAAGAAGTAAAATCTGTTATATGGATCATCGCCGGTATCTTGAACCTAAGCACACATGGAGAAGAAGCAAAAAATTTGATGGTAAGATAGAAAaaagattaaaaccaaaacaGCTATCAGGAGATGATGTCTTACAACAATTGAATTATCTTAGTACTTATAGACCAGGAAAACACCCaaataataagaaaagaaaacGTCTTCTTGAAGAGTTGAATTGGGTGAGGAAAAGTATTTTATTTGAGTTGCCATATTGGAAGAGCTTGAAGTTGCGACACAATTTAGACATCATGCACATAGAAAAGAACATTTGCGAGAATATTTTGGGGACAATACTGAATATTGAAGGAAAAACTAAGGACACATATAAAGCAAGACAAGATCTTAAGGATATGAACATAAGAAAAGAACTATGGTTACAGGATAATGGTTCTAGTTATACAATGCCGGCTGCTTGTTATAATATgtcaaaaagtgaaaaaaaagagtTCTGTAAATTTTTAAAATCAGTTAAATTTCCTGATGGTTATGCTTCAAATATCTCATGTCGTGTAAGTGCGGATGATGATAAGATAACTGGACTCAAAAGTCATGACTATCATGTTTTGTTGCAACGACTGTTGCCTATTGCTATTCGTGGATTTGTAAATAAAGATGTCTCTTCAGCATTGATTGAGTTAGGCGATTTCTTTCAACGAATATGTTGCAAGACTTTGAGAAAAGATGACTTAGAACAACTAGAAAagaatataattttaatattgtgTAAGCTTGAGATGATCTTTCCACCTGCTTTCTTTGATGTTATGGTACATTTGGCTGTGCATTTACCACGAGAGGCTATGTATGGGGGACCAGTACAATATCGTTGGATGTACAAAATTGAAAGATTTTTGTGCAAGCTTAAGCGTTATGTGCGAAACAAGGCACGACCAGAAGGTTCTATTGCAGAAGGCTATCTTATTGATGAATGTTTGACATTTTGCTCTATGTATCTTACTGGCATCGAAACTAGATTTAATCGTGAAGATCGAAATGATCATGATGGATCTAGTAACAAAGATGAACTTGTTCTGGACATATTCTCAAAGTGTGCTAGACCATTTGGAGATGGACACTATGATACCATACCAAAGAAAGATTTTGATATGGCTCGGTGGTATGTGTTGAATAATTGCGAAGAAGTAGAACCTTTTCTTCG GGAGCATAAAGAAGAGTTGATGAAGCAAGTTGTTGCGAATATAGAAGAGAAACATAGAGAACAATTTCCTTTATGGTTCAAAAGGAAA GTACCATATTCAAAGACGCGATGA